In the Muricauda sp. MAR_2010_75 genome, one interval contains:
- a CDS encoding TonB-dependent receptor — protein sequence MKPLYSIIQCKTAALKCGTVRPTQKCKRRRKTLLTTLALSGLSLGVSAQEQETDSLEGKKVVLDEVLVQAIRVTKEFPITFSNLDQEEITPRNLGQDVPILMNFLPAVVTTSDAGAGVGYTSIRVRGSDATRVNVTINGVPYNDAESQGTFWVNMPDFASSTQSLQLQRGVGTSTNGAAAFGASLNLLTDAFSEEAYARISSSVGSFKTLRNNIKFSTGILNDHFEISGRLSRITSDGYIDRARSELDAYFLQGVYKDENTLVKALLFGGHEITYQAWNGVTPEELEEEGRTYNSAGIYFDENGNRQFHDNEVDNYKQDHFQLHWNETLSPEWSTNLALHYTRGRGFFEQYKEDEDFSDYGLEPIDIGGETVNTTDLIRRRWLDNDFYGTVFSATYNNDNLKLILGGGYNEYKGDHFGEIIWARYASDSEIGDRYYDDNSTKTDLNVYAKANYQLNNKWSVFGDVQYRGVGYEANGDDTGLVDDSFNFFNPKAGVTFDLNQNNNFYLSYARANREPNRNDYENGNPKPEKLNDFELGWRYISPDFQLNTNVYYMRYKDQLVLTGELNDVGAPLRANVGDSYRLGLEVDANLRLGNKFRLRPNIALSDNRNIDFFFQRDGELQDLGNTHIAYSPQVVAGNVLAFQPNENLQVSLLSKFVGKQYMGNIDSENSTLDRYTQTDFNVQYVIETGSFVKSIVLSGLVNNIFDADIISNGYFYTYDDDFSSPGTITTIEGAGYYPQAGINFLIGATVNF from the coding sequence ATGAAACCGCTTTATTCAATTATTCAGTGCAAGACCGCGGCACTAAAATGCGGCACGGTGCGACCGACGCAAAAATGTAAACGTCGTCGCAAAACTTTACTCACAACATTGGCCCTGTCAGGGTTGTCACTTGGAGTTAGCGCTCAAGAACAAGAAACCGATTCTTTAGAAGGAAAAAAAGTGGTACTGGACGAAGTTCTGGTCCAAGCCATTAGGGTTACCAAAGAGTTTCCCATTACCTTTTCCAACTTGGATCAGGAGGAAATCACGCCTAGAAATCTGGGGCAAGATGTTCCCATTTTAATGAACTTTTTACCAGCCGTGGTCACCACCTCCGATGCAGGTGCCGGAGTGGGCTATACCAGTATTCGGGTTCGTGGTAGCGATGCCACCCGGGTCAATGTTACCATCAACGGGGTTCCTTACAATGATGCGGAATCGCAGGGAACTTTTTGGGTGAACATGCCCGATTTTGCCTCCTCCACCCAAAGTTTGCAATTGCAACGGGGTGTGGGAACTTCCACCAACGGAGCTGCCGCTTTTGGTGCGAGCTTAAATCTATTGACCGATGCCTTTTCTGAAGAAGCCTATGCCAGAATTTCATCTTCCGTTGGGAGTTTTAAAACCCTTAGGAACAACATAAAGTTCAGCACGGGAATCCTAAATGACCATTTTGAGATTTCTGGGCGATTGTCCAGAATCACTTCAGATGGATACATCGATAGGGCACGATCCGAATTGGATGCGTATTTCCTTCAGGGGGTGTATAAAGATGAAAATACCTTGGTGAAGGCCTTGCTTTTTGGCGGACATGAAATCACCTATCAAGCTTGGAACGGAGTAACGCCGGAAGAGTTGGAAGAAGAAGGCCGTACATACAATTCGGCGGGGATTTACTTTGATGAGAATGGAAACAGACAGTTCCATGATAATGAGGTCGACAATTACAAGCAAGATCATTTTCAATTGCATTGGAATGAAACCTTAAGTCCAGAATGGAGCACCAACTTAGCCTTGCATTATACACGAGGGCGAGGATTTTTTGAGCAGTACAAGGAAGATGAGGATTTTTCGGATTATGGCTTGGAGCCCATCGATATAGGAGGGGAAACCGTAAACACTACCGACTTGATCCGCAGAAGGTGGCTGGATAATGATTTCTACGGTACTGTTTTTTCGGCCACGTACAATAACGACAACCTAAAACTGATTCTTGGCGGAGGTTACAATGAATATAAAGGAGACCATTTTGGCGAAATTATTTGGGCCCGCTATGCCAGTGATAGTGAAATTGGAGATCGCTATTACGATGACAACTCCACAAAGACAGACCTTAATGTGTATGCCAAGGCCAACTATCAATTGAACAACAAATGGTCTGTTTTCGGTGATGTGCAATATCGTGGTGTAGGATATGAAGCCAATGGTGATGACACCGGATTGGTGGACGACAGCTTCAATTTTTTTAACCCAAAAGCAGGGGTTACGTTCGATTTGAACCAGAACAACAATTTCTACCTGTCCTATGCCAGGGCCAATAGGGAACCTAATCGTAACGACTATGAAAACGGCAACCCGAAACCCGAAAAATTAAATGATTTTGAGTTGGGCTGGCGTTACATTTCCCCAGATTTTCAGTTGAACACCAACGTGTACTACATGCGTTACAAGGACCAATTGGTGCTAACGGGAGAGCTCAACGATGTTGGTGCACCTTTACGTGCCAATGTAGGTGATAGTTACCGTTTGGGATTGGAAGTGGATGCCAATCTACGATTGGGGAACAAGTTTAGGCTTCGTCCCAACATTGCCCTGAGCGATAACCGGAACATCGATTTCTTTTTTCAGCGGGATGGTGAGCTTCAGGATTTGGGGAACACCCATATCGCCTATTCACCCCAAGTGGTTGCGGGCAACGTGCTTGCGTTTCAACCCAATGAAAACCTACAAGTGTCCCTATTGTCAAAATTTGTGGGAAAACAGTACATGGGCAACATCGATTCAGAAAATTCAACCTTGGACCGCTACACCCAAACAGACTTTAATGTACAATACGTGATTGAAACCGGCTCGTTTGTAAAAAGTATTGTCCTATCCGGTTTGGTGAACAATATTTTTGATGCCGATATTATTTCCAACGGCTATTTTTACACCTACGATGATGATTTTTCCAGTCCTGGAACCATCACCACCATTGAAGGTGCAGGCTATTACCCACAGGCGGGAATCAATTTCTTGATTGGTGCCACGGTTAATTTTTAA
- a CDS encoding hybrid sensor histidine kinase/response regulator produces MDHKSKGKFTLKIISSYVVLGVLALLAAGFIYSEFKNYAASQNKEDDSLKLVKTNVLLTNLYEAENLSKLALQTKKPGDLKAYAQKVDSIDALIDSLKPLIDNVTGTQVAKLDSVQKLLQQKVYNSAELRKLKVENENSASIDSILQAFHKMEVDMGRITPETFVPNFDVLSPEKQKFIREYVAILNKNIPDHNGTTNAKNIDSILQVSKSILNKAKVENAAIERSMFQKELQIYRTDLELSQKMRSIISTFERDIVQKAFRDNLNQQQILRRSTRLAGGAIILGLLIVILFTFLISQDFWKIQRYRDQLEQEKKNSESILKSREQLITTVSHDLRTPLNTISGYSDLMEHSGLNEKQQKYLKNVKSASGYVENLVNDLLDFSKLEAGKIHLERIPFVLSNLIEETALHFKEVHSKKEVELQLEIAEELERPIISDPFRIRQILTNIIGNAFKFTHEGFIKILASVEENKQGPWVTIKVEDTGIGIEKKKQEFIFKEFTQAENNTTEKKYGGYGLGLTISKKLTALLHGNLTLESEKNVGSTFTISLPLEFSSKTIKKQDTKKPSFQNRLSLLILDDDENMLGLLEEICHVNQIEVQSFSHYSKLIEMSPKGYDAILTDIQMPEIDGFGVLEKLKQNNVPNYKGQPVIAMTGQKVKDKTPYIEAGFMGVLQKPFSSESLLDILSKIYGYMVSNTNANPLQETIPKPNTNLFNTEGIAAFLESNHAVREVLEVFMENTLKNMELLTLAVEQNDADELRSISHKMLPMFRQLEIHEIIPILQRLEQLNGDAQSKSVFSDLGQLKKVISKLENAIMEYLAILPARIG; encoded by the coding sequence ATGGACCATAAATCCAAAGGCAAGTTTACGTTAAAGATTATAAGCAGCTATGTGGTATTAGGGGTATTGGCCCTTTTGGCCGCTGGTTTTATCTATTCTGAATTCAAGAATTACGCTGCTTCGCAAAACAAGGAAGACGATAGCCTTAAACTGGTAAAGACCAACGTTCTATTGACCAATCTGTATGAGGCAGAAAATTTATCCAAGTTGGCACTTCAAACCAAGAAGCCAGGAGATCTTAAGGCTTATGCACAAAAAGTGGACTCCATTGATGCCCTTATTGATTCCTTAAAACCCTTGATTGATAATGTAACAGGCACTCAAGTTGCCAAGTTGGACAGCGTTCAGAAATTGCTGCAGCAAAAAGTATATAACAGCGCGGAACTTCGTAAACTAAAAGTGGAGAATGAAAATTCAGCTTCCATCGATTCCATTCTCCAAGCGTTTCACAAAATGGAAGTGGATATGGGTCGGATTACCCCCGAGACCTTTGTGCCCAATTTTGACGTGCTCTCTCCAGAAAAACAAAAGTTCATCCGAGAATATGTCGCCATTCTCAACAAAAATATACCAGACCACAATGGCACCACCAATGCCAAAAACATTGATTCCATTCTTCAGGTCTCAAAATCCATTTTAAACAAAGCTAAGGTAGAAAATGCGGCTATTGAGCGTTCCATGTTTCAAAAAGAATTACAGATTTACAGAACCGATTTGGAACTCTCCCAGAAAATGCGAAGTATTATTTCCACATTTGAGCGGGATATTGTACAAAAGGCATTTCGAGACAACCTAAATCAACAACAAATTCTAAGGCGAAGTACCCGTTTGGCCGGAGGTGCTATTATTTTGGGACTATTGATTGTAATTCTTTTTACGTTTCTCATTTCCCAGGATTTTTGGAAAATACAACGGTATCGGGACCAACTGGAACAGGAAAAGAAAAATTCTGAGTCCATTCTTAAAAGCCGGGAGCAGCTGATTACCACCGTGAGCCATGATTTACGAACCCCCCTGAACACCATTAGCGGTTATTCCGATTTAATGGAACATAGCGGCCTTAATGAAAAACAGCAGAAATATCTCAAAAATGTCAAATCTGCTTCGGGTTATGTGGAGAATTTGGTGAACGACCTATTGGATTTCTCAAAATTGGAAGCAGGCAAAATACATCTGGAAAGGATCCCATTTGTGCTTTCAAATCTAATTGAGGAGACAGCGCTTCATTTTAAGGAAGTCCACTCAAAAAAAGAAGTCGAGCTGCAACTGGAAATTGCGGAGGAATTGGAAAGACCCATCATCAGTGACCCCTTTCGAATCCGTCAAATCCTTACCAATATTATTGGCAATGCCTTTAAATTTACTCATGAAGGCTTCATAAAAATCCTAGCTTCCGTGGAGGAAAACAAGCAAGGTCCATGGGTGACAATAAAAGTTGAAGACACCGGCATTGGAATTGAAAAGAAAAAACAGGAATTCATTTTCAAAGAATTTACACAAGCTGAAAACAACACTACAGAGAAAAAATATGGCGGTTATGGACTGGGACTTACCATTTCCAAAAAATTGACGGCGCTTTTACATGGGAATTTGACATTGGAAAGTGAAAAGAACGTAGGGAGTACATTTACCATTTCGCTCCCTCTTGAATTTTCATCCAAGACCATCAAAAAACAAGACACTAAAAAACCGTCCTTTCAAAATCGATTATCATTGCTCATTCTGGACGATGATGAAAACATGTTGGGGTTATTGGAAGAAATTTGCCATGTCAATCAAATTGAAGTTCAGAGTTTCTCCCATTATTCCAAGCTTATAGAAATGTCCCCAAAAGGGTATGATGCCATCTTAACCGATATTCAAATGCCCGAAATAGACGGGTTTGGGGTTTTGGAAAAATTAAAACAAAATAATGTTCCCAATTATAAAGGTCAGCCCGTGATAGCCATGACGGGCCAAAAAGTCAAGGACAAGACCCCCTATATTGAAGCCGGTTTTATGGGAGTTCTCCAAAAGCCATTTTCCAGCGAATCCTTATTGGACATACTTTCCAAAATTTATGGATATATGGTTTCCAACACTAATGCCAACCCCTTACAAGAAACGATCCCAAAACCAAATACGAACCTATTCAATACTGAAGGCATTGCCGCTTTTTTGGAAAGCAACCACGCGGTTAGGGAAGTCCTAGAGGTTTTTATGGAAAATACCCTTAAAAACATGGAGCTCCTAACTTTGGCGGTGGAGCAAAATGATGCGGATGAACTACGATCCATATCCCATAAAATGCTCCCGATGTTCCGACAGTTGGAAATTCATGAAATCATTCCCATCCTACAACGATTGGAACAATTGAACGGGGATGCGCAAAGTAAATCGGTTTTCTCAGATTTAGGCCAACTGAAAAAAGTCATTTCCAAACTAGAAAATGCCATAATGGAATATCTGGCTATACTTCCAGCTCGTATTGGCTGA